The Candidatus Nanopelagicales bacterium genomic sequence CAAGTGAAACACCCTCAACGATGGCCTCATTGAGTCCTTGAGGAACCTCTCCTTGTGTTGCCAAAGCGGCAATCGGATCAATGCCTAGGCAACCAGCGGCCTGAACACCCTGAATCCCGCGATCGACGAGGATCAGGTTCAGCCATTCAGCGGCAACGATTGAGTAGGCACCAGCGCGAATCGAGATTGGCGCAATATCAAGGAGTACTTCGCTCAGCACTCGGTCTAGGTCAGCCTTAGAGCGAACGCTGATGCCAGCTCCCTCGCCATCAAGGTCAAGAATGAGTTCCAAACTGGTCGCGCCATTGCGAAGTTCAGTCAGCGCATGAGCGTTGGCAACTGCCGCATCTGGATGCGTGACACAAGCACGGATATCCCAAGCACCATCGACGCGAGGCACGATTTGGCCACCTCGGGTAAGTGGGGCAAAGCCAGGGAACCCTGACTCATCACCTTCCACAGCAATGTCATCAGCCGTATAGAGCGGCTCGATGCGAATGCCATCAAGGGTCGTGGAGACCAAAATCTTGTCAAAGTCACCCCCCTTAATTGCCTTGTCGACCTCAACACGCCAGGCCTCTCGGGTGGGTTCTTCGAATTCGCCGGCCAGCACTAGGCCTTCAGAGGAAGCAGTCACGGCATCGAAGGTTACTTGGGTCCATTGATGCATTTCACCCCGACGGTTGATGTAAGCGTAATCACGCAATCCCGCGGTACAGGTGGCCCTTTGACACGGCTATCGTTTCCTTTGCATCTTGAATGCCAAGAAGCAATCTTGAACTCATCAGGAGGTGGGCGTGACCTCGAAGGTCGGAACGCTCTACCGCGGTGGCGAAGGTATGTGGACTTGGGTCCTACATCGCGTCACTGGCGTGGCTGTCTTCTTTTTCCTCTTCGTCCACGTGTTGGACACTGCGCTCGTGCGCGTGTCTCCCAACTCGTACGACTTAGTGATCGCGACGTACAAGACCCCAATCGTCAACTTACTTGAAGTTGGCTTGGTTGGCGCAGTGCTCTTTCACGCACTCAATGGTCTTCGCATCATCCTCATCGATTTCTGGAGCAAGGGCCCACGCCTGCAGCGTCAGATGACTTGGGTGATTGCGGCTATCTGGTTTGTCGTGATGATTCCGGGCTTCTACTTCATGATGAAGCACACCTTCGAGAACCTGTTCGGGAGCGCATCATGAGTAGCACAGTGAACTCAGGCTTCTCAATCGAAGCTCCGCGCAGCGATGGTCGTAACCACCAGCGCAGTAACTTCGAGTTGTACTCGTGGTTGTTTATGCGTATCTCCGGCATTATTTTGATTGTGCTCGTGCTCGGGCACTTAATCATCATGAACATTCTTGATGGTGGCGTTCAGCGCATTAACTTTGCTTTCGTTGCAGGCCGTTGGGCTAGCCCGTTTTGGCAAGCATGGGACTTAACCATGCTGTGGCTCGCAATGATTCACGGCACTAACGGACTTCGCACGATCATCAATGACTATGCCGAACGCAACAACGTGCGTTTCTGGTTAAAGATGCTGCTGTACACAGCATCAGCTTTCACCATCATTCTCGGAACCCTTGTCATCTTTACCTTCGATCCAAACATCGGTTAGTACCGTCGAAGCGCTTAGGAGCTAAAGCACCATGCAGACACATGTCTATGACGTAGTGATCGTTGGAGCAGGTGGCGCAGGAATGCGCGCCGCACTTGAGTCAGGTGGCCGTGCGCGCACTGCTGTGTTGACTAAGTTGTACCCAACTCGTTCGCACACCGGCGCAGCACAGGGCGGCATGTGTGCTGCCCTTGCCAACGTTGAGGAAGACAACTGGGAATGGCACACCTTCGACACTGTTAAAGGCGGCGACTACCTCGTTGACCAAGACGCAGCGGAAGTAATGTGCAAGGAAGCCATCGACGCAGTCCTCGATCTGGAAAAGATGGGTCTTCCGTTCAACCGCACCCCAGAAGGTCGCATTGACCAGCGCCGTTTCGGTGGTCACACCCGTAACCATGGTGAAGCTGCAGTGCGTCGCTCGTGTTACGCAGCGGACCGCACTGGCCACATGATTTTGCAGACGCTCTTCCAGAACTGCATCAAGGCTGGCGTTGAGTTCTACAACGAGTTCTACGTACTTGACCTGGTCACCACTGAAGTTGATGGCAAAGAAACCACTTCAGGTGTCGTTGCTTATGAATTGGCAACAGGTGAGATCCACGTTTTCCAGGCCAAGAGTGTGGTGTTTGCATCAGGTGGCTTCGGCAAGGTCTTCAAGACCACGTCCAACGCGCACACTCTGACCGGCGATGGCATGGGCATCATCTGGCGTAAGGGTCTTCCGCTGGAAGACATGGAGTTCTACCAGTTCCATCCAACAGGTCTTGCTGGACTTGGTGTACTGCTTACCGAAGGTGCACGCGGCGAAGGTGGCATTCTTCGTAACGCAACAGGCGAGCGCTTCATGGAGCGCGTTGCGCCAACGATCAAGGATCTCGCTCCACGCGACATGGTTGCTCGAGCAATGGTGCAAGAAGTTCGTGAAGGCCGCGGCGCTGGTCCAAACAAGGACTACGTCTACCTCGACCTCACTCACCTTCCACGTGAGCAGATCGAAGAGAAGCTCCCTGACATCACCGAGTTCTCGCGCACGTACCTTGGTGTAGATCCAGTAACCGAACTCGTTCCAGTGTTCCCAACTGCGCACTACGCAATGGGTGGTATCCCAACAGATATCGATGCTCGCGTCCTTCGCAACAACACAGATGTTGTTCCAGGTTTGTACGCCGCTGGCGAATGTGCCTGTGTTTCTGTTCATGGCGCAAACCGCCTTGGCACAAACTCACTTCTCGACATCAACGTGTTTGGTCGTCGTGCAGGTATCGCGTCTGCGGATTATGCAAACACGGTTACCCACACTCCCCTTCCTGAAGATCCTGCAGGCAAGACCATCGCGATGATCGAAATGCTTCGTTCATCAACTGGTGGCGAGCGCATTGCAGTGCTCCGCAAGGAAATGCAAGAAACCATGGATATGAACGCTCAGGTGTACCGCACCGAAGCAACCCTGAAACAAGCACTCAGCGATGTTCAAGAATTGCAGCGCCGTTTCCGCAATGTCTCAATCCAAGACAAGGGCGTTCGCTACAACACCGATCTGCTCGAAGCCATTGAACTTGGCTTCTTGCTTGATCTTGCTGAGGTTCTTGTCGTGAGCGCACTTGAACGCAAGGAATCCCGCGGCGGTCACGCTCGCGAGGACTACCCAACCCGCGACGACGTGAACTTCATGCGTCACACCATGGCTTACCGCAAGGAGCAAGCAGAAGGCAACGCGGTTGTCGAGCTTGATTACAAGCCTGTTGTCGTCACCCGTTACCAACCAATGGAGCGTAAGTACTAATGACTGCTGCAGTTGTAGTTCCAGAAACCCCAGTGTTGGTGGCATCGGATGTCACCTTCAAGATCCGTCGTTTCAACCCAGAGGTTGATTCCGAGCCGCATTACGAGACCTACACGCTCGCGTTGTACCCAACCGATCGCGTACTTGATGCACTCTCCCGAATCAAGGGCGAGATTGATGGATCGCTGACGTTCCGCCGTTCCTGTGGTCACGGTATTTGTGGTTCCGATGCCATGCGCATCAACGGCCGCAACCGCCTTGCCTGCAAGACGCTGGTCAAGGATCTGGACATCACCAAGCCAATCAGCATTGAAGCGATTCAAGGTCTGCCACTTGAGAAGGATCTTGTGGTCGACATGGAACCGTTCTTCGCTGCGTACCGCTCGGTATTGCCGTTCTTGATTCCTGATGGTCATGAGCCAACCAAGGAACGCATTCAGTCAGCTGAAGATCGTGCAAAGTTTGACGATGGCACCAAGTGCATCCTGTGCGCGTGCTGCACAACCTCATGCCCGGTCTACTGGACTGACGATCAGTACTTTGGCCCAGCAGCAATCGTTGCCGCTCACCGGTTCATCTTCGACAGTCGCGATGCTGCAGCTGAGCGTCGTCTGGAGATCTTGAACGAAAAGGAAGGCGTGTGGCGCTGCCGCACTACCTTCAACTGCACTGACGCTTGCCCACGTGGCATTGAAATCACCCAGGCAATTGCCGAAGTAAAGAAGGCACTGATCTTCCGTCGGGTCTAAATTTCATCGCGTCTGAGCCTTAAACAAAGAAAAGAACCCGAGTGGCCAGTGGCTACTCGGGTTCTTTTATGTTGACTGGGGCTTCGCTACTCGCCTAAGCGAAGAATGAAATCCTTTGGCACGATCACATCAGATGGCTCTAGGGCTGCCACAGAAGGCTTCCCAAGGGCCAGCACTGTTGAGTCGATGCCATTGCGCATGACGTCCAGAACGTTCTCAACGCCCGCCTGTCCGTTAGCCGCAAGGCCCCACAGGTAGGCACGGCCGAGCATGACTGCCTTGGCGCCGAGAGCTACGGCCTTCACGGCATCACTTCCGCGGCGAATGCCGCCATCCAGGACGAGGTCGACCCGATCCCCTACAGCATCAGCCAAGGTTGGCAACGCGCGAATGCTGGCCGGAGTGCTGTCGATGTTGTTGCCACCGTGGTTGGAAACCGAGATTGCACTGACGCCTGCATCAACTGCATTACGCGCATCATCAAGGCGCATGATCCCCTTGAGCATGAATGGCGCATCCCAGAGTGAACGCAGCCAGGCCACGTCTTCCCAGGTTGGCGGCGGTGTTTGCATCCATTCGCCATACGCCTCGAAGAACGTAGGTGCTTTCTCCCCGATGCCAGCCATGTTTGGTACTGACAATGCAGGAGGCCGCCCTGTCTTGGCGTAATTCCACAGCCAACGCGGGCGAGGCACGGCTTCAGGGAAATGCTTGATCATGGTCTTCAGACCCATGCGATCGGGAATCTGCGGACTGCCCCAGTCGCGTCCGTATGAGAAGGACCAATCCAGAGTCAAGATGATGCCGGCAGCGCCTGCATCCTTCGCGCGCTGCACCCGCTGTGCGATGAGTTCACGCGGGCCAGACCAATAGATCTGAAAGAAGACCTGAGAGTTCACTGCTGTGACTTCTTCAATGGGCTTGCTGGCAAAAGAGGAAAGCCCCATCGCTGTGCCACGTGCTGCAGCTGCGCGAGCAACCGCAACCTCACCGTCAGGGTGCACTGCTTGCACACCGGTTGGTGAAATCATCACTGGCATTGAAAGGTTTTGGCCCAAGACATGCACGCCAAGGTCACGTTGTGCGTATTGGCCAGCAACATGTGGAGCGAAACCTAACGCAGCAAACGCTGCGAGGTTCGCATCGAGAGTGACACCTTTTTCTGACCCAGCAACCAGTGCCTTATACACCGATTTTGGAATCCGCTTTTGCGCACGCTGCCGTGCGATCTCTACGGTTTCAAACCATTCGTTTGCCATTGATCAATCACATTTCTTATGAGAGAGCCGAAGCGGCAACTGCAACTTCGCTGGAATCAAGCGCATTTGGGTCAAAACCCACCAGTGGATCTTCTGCGCATGCAGGCACTGGAGCATTTTTCGGCTTTATTACAGTCAGCGGAATGCTGCGACTGTGATCAGCAATTGGCTTTGGTAGCGCAATATCTCCACGTGCTGCCAGAGCTTGCTCGCCATAGCCCACAACACATTCTGGGTCTGGACCATCGAGTGGCAAACCAGTAAAGAACTTTGCTGCCATACAACCACCACGGCATGAGCTGTAGTGATCACAGGATGCACAGGCTCCACCGGTTTGTGGTTCACGCAAACTGCTAAAGAGTGCTGACTCACGCCAGATCGGTGTGAACCCACCAGCGTCGCGCAGGTTGCCGGCCAGGAATTCTTCATGGATCGCAAATGGGCAGGCGTACACATCGCCAACCGGATCAATCAAACACACCACTCGCCCAGCGCCACAAAGATTCAAACCAGGTAGCGCTTGGCCATAGGCCGAAAGATGGAAGAACGAGTCACCAGTAAGCACTTCACCGGAATGCTCAACGAGCCAGTCATACAACTCACGTTGCTGACCTGGCAGCAAATGCAATTCATCCCAGGTGTCTGCTCCACGACCTGATGGACGAAGGCGAGTCAAGCGAAGTGAAGCACCGCGATCATCGGCAAGCTTCTTGAACTCATCAAGCTGAGAAACGTTGTGACGCGTGACAACGACAGAAATCTTGAAATCAGAAGCACCCGCTTCAGCCAAGTTGTCGAGTGCTTGCAAGGCTGTCTTGAAGGATCCTTCACCGCGAACTGCATCGTTGACTTCAGCAGTTGCACCATCAAGGGAAATCTGCACATCGACGTAATCTGTAGCAGCAATGCGCGCAGCAGCTTTCTTATCCAAACGCACACCGTTTGTTGAGAACTTCACACCAACCTTGTGCGCGACTGCGTAGTCAACAAGTTCCCAGAAATCTGAACGCACCGTTGGCTCACCACCGCCGATATTGACGTAAAACACCTGCAAACGCTCAAGTTCATCAATAATCGCTTTTGCTTCAGCAGTGCTGAGCTCTCGTGGATCGCGACGACCTGAACTCGAAAGGCAGTGCACACAGGCCAGGTTGCAGGCGTAGGTCAATTCCCAGGTCAAACAAATGGGCGCATCTAGGCCTCGCTCAAATTCAGCGAGCAGGTCGCGCCCAGTGGCCACGGTAGGTGCACTCATGCCAGTTTTCCTTCTTGCCGTGGTGTCAGCATTGATGTCTCAACAAGACGAGCAAGTGCCTGTAAATAGCGATCATGATCAGCTGCAGGAACATTTGCGATGTCCAATGCTGCACGCGCTGATGGTGAATCAGGCAGCGCATCGATCACACGTTGAAGCACTGGATCTTTTACAAAGGTCAAACGTCGGGTGCGAAAGTCATACAGCAACGCACCAAAACGTTCAGGTCGTACGGCTACCGATTCATGCAGGGACCATGCGGCATCCGCATCGAACTCCAATTCAATGACGGTAGAAGCAGCCATTGTTCGGCTTAGTACACGCCGCACATGCCATCGATGGAGACATCTTCAAGCAGATCTTCAACGACGGTTTCAACCACTACTGATGCTGGTGCAGTGTTCATGAATTCCTCCAAAAAGGATGCAATTTCTTCTGTAACCCGTCACAGTAGTGGCACTGAGTGCAGAAAGCACGGGGTCCAAGGGATCTCTTTTGTGACTCAGGTCACTTCAGTGACCACGAGAGGGGCGTTGATGACCACCGACATCCCAACGCGACCAATTGCTGGTCGCCCCCCTGTGACCACCCACGATGAGCTCTGCCAGATCGGCCTGCACCTGTTCGTCACCCAAGGCTTCGACAACACCAGTGTCGATAACATCTCCGCCCAAGCTGGCATCAGCCGCCGAACCTTCTTTCGATACTACGAATCCAAGGCCGACGTGGTGTGGGGCAACTTCGATGATGCCCTTTCAGGCCTTGCGGCCAATCTGCACGCAGTTCCCAGCTCAGTGCCAATGATGGATGCGCTGCGCCAAGCCGTGGTGGCCTTCAATGACTTACCCGCAGATCAAGTAATTCCGCACCGCGCCCGCATGCAACTGATCCTGAGCGTTCCTGCCCTAACTGCTCGCGCAAGTATTCGCTACACCCAATGGCGGGCTGTTGTTGAAGATTTTGTCACTCAGCGGATGGCCGTGCCTAGTGATCACCTGCTCCCCCGAACTGTCGGGCATGCAGCCCTTGGGGCCGCACTTGCCGCGCACGAACAGTGGCTACAGGATGAGGGATCGGATCTTTCCGATTTACTTACCCAAGCATTCACCGCTTTAGCCGCCGGATTTAAGGACGTCACATGACCGCCAGTTCACGCCCTGTTGCTGTTGTCACTGGTGCCGCACGCGGCATTGGAGCGGCCGTTGCACTGGTGTTGGCCAAGAACGGCTGGGATCTCGTACTCGGCGATGTTTCTGATCCAAAATCAGTTGCAGGCCTGAGTTACCCATTGGCATCACAGGATGATCTGCAAGACAGTGCCGACGCTTGCCGCGACGAAGGCGCTGAAGTCATCACTGCAATTTGCGATGTACGTAGCGCAAAAGATGTGAATGCACTCGTGGCACTTGCCGGAGATCGACTTCAGGTTGCAGTTGCTGTTGCCGGCATCATTGCAACGGATGGTTGGGCATGGGAACAATCCCGAGAGTCCTTTGATCTTGATCTCGCCGTGAATCTCTATGGCGTTGTGAACCTTGCTCAGGCAGCAATCCCCGTGCTGTTGAAATCACCAACACCGCACCTATGTCGCTTTGTTGCAGTGACCTCATCTGCAGGTGAACGTGGATTGCCGCAGTTGGCTTCGTATGTCGCCGCAAAGCATGCAGCCGAAGGGTTTGTGAAATCCCTGTCAGCAGATCTTGGTTCAACCGGGATCACTGCAAACACTGTGCTTCCTGGCAGCACGAAAACACAGCTCTTGAATCGCACTGCTGTTGCCTATGACTTGAAGTCAGCTGATGGATTTATTCAAAACCAGCGCCTTGGCCGCTTACTTGAACCAAGTGAAATTGCTTCCGCAGTCGCTTGGCTGTGCTCCCCTGCGGCTTCTGGAACTACCGGGCTTTCGCTGAAGGTTGATGGTGGGTTTCACGGGTGAGTGAACTCGGCGATCTCACGTGGCCTGATGCGCACGCACTCGAGCGTAAGGTCTTAATCATTCCGCTGGGCAGTGTTGAACAACACGGTCCGCACTTGCCTCTCGACACCGACAGCGTGATCGCGCAAGCAATTGCGAATGAGCTTCATGCCCGCACAACCAACTCAGGGCTTGCACCACTCGTTGCGTATGGAGCAAGCGGTGAACACAGTGACTTCACCGGCACACTTTCCATTGGCACAGCAGCACTCACCACCGTATTGACCGAACTCATTCGTGACGCGAGCCGCTATTGGCAGGCCGTGCTCTTCGTCAATGGTCACGGCGGTAATAGCGAGGCCCTAACCGCAGCGCTCAATCTTGCCAAAGCTGAGAGTTACCTCGTTGCGTACACCGGATTGCGTGGC encodes the following:
- the sdhC gene encoding succinate dehydrogenase, cytochrome b556 subunit, whose amino-acid sequence is MTSKVGTLYRGGEGMWTWVLHRVTGVAVFFFLFVHVLDTALVRVSPNSYDLVIATYKTPIVNLLEVGLVGAVLFHALNGLRIILIDFWSKGPRLQRQMTWVIAAIWFVVMIPGFYFMMKHTFENLFGSAS
- a CDS encoding succinate dehydrogenase hydrophobic membrane anchor subunit, producing MSSTVNSGFSIEAPRSDGRNHQRSNFELYSWLFMRISGIILIVLVLGHLIIMNILDGGVQRINFAFVAGRWASPFWQAWDLTMLWLAMIHGTNGLRTIINDYAERNNVRFWLKMLLYTASAFTIILGTLVIFTFDPNIG
- the sdhA gene encoding succinate dehydrogenase flavoprotein subunit: MQTHVYDVVIVGAGGAGMRAALESGGRARTAVLTKLYPTRSHTGAAQGGMCAALANVEEDNWEWHTFDTVKGGDYLVDQDAAEVMCKEAIDAVLDLEKMGLPFNRTPEGRIDQRRFGGHTRNHGEAAVRRSCYAADRTGHMILQTLFQNCIKAGVEFYNEFYVLDLVTTEVDGKETTSGVVAYELATGEIHVFQAKSVVFASGGFGKVFKTTSNAHTLTGDGMGIIWRKGLPLEDMEFYQFHPTGLAGLGVLLTEGARGEGGILRNATGERFMERVAPTIKDLAPRDMVARAMVQEVREGRGAGPNKDYVYLDLTHLPREQIEEKLPDITEFSRTYLGVDPVTELVPVFPTAHYAMGGIPTDIDARVLRNNTDVVPGLYAAGECACVSVHGANRLGTNSLLDINVFGRRAGIASADYANTVTHTPLPEDPAGKTIAMIEMLRSSTGGERIAVLRKEMQETMDMNAQVYRTEATLKQALSDVQELQRRFRNVSIQDKGVRYNTDLLEAIELGFLLDLAEVLVVSALERKESRGGHAREDYPTRDDVNFMRHTMAYRKEQAEGNAVVELDYKPVVVTRYQPMERKY
- a CDS encoding succinate dehydrogenase iron-sulfur subunit translates to MTAAVVVPETPVLVASDVTFKIRRFNPEVDSEPHYETYTLALYPTDRVLDALSRIKGEIDGSLTFRRSCGHGICGSDAMRINGRNRLACKTLVKDLDITKPISIEAIQGLPLEKDLVVDMEPFFAAYRSVLPFLIPDGHEPTKERIQSAEDRAKFDDGTKCILCACCTTSCPVYWTDDQYFGPAAIVAAHRFIFDSRDAAAERRLEILNEKEGVWRCRTTFNCTDACPRGIEITQAIAEVKKALIFRRV
- the mftD gene encoding mycofactocin biosynthesis FMN-dependent deaminase MftD (MftD, an enzyme found in the mycofactocin biosynthesis locus, performs an oxidative deamination of 3-amino-5-[(p-hydroxyphenyl)methyl]-4,4-dimethyl-2-pyrrolidinone (AHDP). The resulting compound, now called pre-mycofactocin (PMFT), is a biologically active redox cofactor that can oxidize the non-exchangeable NADH of TIGR03971 family SDR-type oxidoreductases.), yielding MANEWFETVEIARQRAQKRIPKSVYKALVAGSEKGVTLDANLAAFAALGFAPHVAGQYAQRDLGVHVLGQNLSMPVMISPTGVQAVHPDGEVAVARAAAARGTAMGLSSFASKPIEEVTAVNSQVFFQIYWSGPRELIAQRVQRAKDAGAAGIILTLDWSFSYGRDWGSPQIPDRMGLKTMIKHFPEAVPRPRWLWNYAKTGRPPALSVPNMAGIGEKAPTFFEAYGEWMQTPPPTWEDVAWLRSLWDAPFMLKGIMRLDDARNAVDAGVSAISVSNHGGNNIDSTPASIRALPTLADAVGDRVDLVLDGGIRRGSDAVKAVALGAKAVMLGRAYLWGLAANGQAGVENVLDVMRNGIDSTVLALGKPSVAALEPSDVIVPKDFILRLGE
- the mftC gene encoding mycofactocin radical SAM maturase (MftC is a radical SAM/SPASM enzyme that catalyzes the first two steps in biosynthesis of the electron carrier mycofactocin from the terminal Val-Tyr dipeptide of the precursor peptide MftA.) yields the protein MSAPTVATGRDLLAEFERGLDAPICLTWELTYACNLACVHCLSSSGRRDPRELSTAEAKAIIDELERLQVFYVNIGGGEPTVRSDFWELVDYAVAHKVGVKFSTNGVRLDKKAAARIAATDYVDVQISLDGATAEVNDAVRGEGSFKTALQALDNLAEAGASDFKISVVVTRHNVSQLDEFKKLADDRGASLRLTRLRPSGRGADTWDELHLLPGQQRELYDWLVEHSGEVLTGDSFFHLSAYGQALPGLNLCGAGRVVCLIDPVGDVYACPFAIHEEFLAGNLRDAGGFTPIWRESALFSSLREPQTGGACASCDHYSSCRGGCMAAKFFTGLPLDGPDPECVVGYGEQALAARGDIALPKPIADHSRSIPLTVIKPKNAPVPACAEDPLVGFDPNALDSSEVAVAASALS
- the mftB gene encoding mycofactocin biosynthesis chaperone MftB (MftB, a small protein, is a peptide chaperone that assists the radical SAM enzyme MftC in performing two modifications to the C-terminal Val-Tyr dipeptide of the mycofactocin precursor peptide, MftA. MftB's role is analogous to the role of PqqD in the biosynthesis of PQQ, a cofactor that derives entirely from a Tyr and a Glu in the precursor PqqA.); this encodes MAASTVIELEFDADAAWSLHESVAVRPERFGALLYDFRTRRLTFVKDPVLQRVIDALPDSPSARAALDIANVPAADHDRYLQALARLVETSMLTPRQEGKLA
- the mftA gene encoding mycofactocin precursor MftA (Mycofactocin is a small molecule electron carrier derived from the final two amino acids, Val-Tyr, of MftA, the mycofactocin precursor. It plays a role in redox homeostasis and the metabolism of alcohols and aldehydes in Actinobacteria, including Mycobacterium tuberculosis.), producing MNTAPASVVVETVVEDLLEDVSIDGMCGVY
- the mftR gene encoding mycofactocin system transcriptional regulator (MftR, the mycofactocin system transcriptional regulator, is an uncharacterized TetR family DNA-binding transcription factor. Its role is inferred by context. It occurs as part of the biosynthesis locus for mycofactocin, a partially characterized electron carrier derived from the terminal Val-Tyr dipeptide of the precursor peptide MftA, through a radical SAM enzyme-mediated process.), with protein sequence MTTDIPTRPIAGRPPVTTHDELCQIGLHLFVTQGFDNTSVDNISAQAGISRRTFFRYYESKADVVWGNFDDALSGLAANLHAVPSSVPMMDALRQAVVAFNDLPADQVIPHRARMQLILSVPALTARASIRYTQWRAVVEDFVTQRMAVPSDHLLPRTVGHAALGAALAAHEQWLQDEGSDLSDLLTQAFTALAAGFKDVT
- a CDS encoding SDR family oxidoreductase, yielding MTASSRPVAVVTGAARGIGAAVALVLAKNGWDLVLGDVSDPKSVAGLSYPLASQDDLQDSADACRDEGAEVITAICDVRSAKDVNALVALAGDRLQVAVAVAGIIATDGWAWEQSRESFDLDLAVNLYGVVNLAQAAIPVLLKSPTPHLCRFVAVTSSAGERGLPQLASYVAAKHAAEGFVKSLSADLGSTGITANTVLPGSTKTQLLNRTAVAYDLKSADGFIQNQRLGRLLEPSEIASAVAWLCSPAASGTTGLSLKVDGGFHG
- the mftE gene encoding mycofactocin biosynthesis peptidyl-dipeptidase MftE, yielding MSELGDLTWPDAHALERKVLIIPLGSVEQHGPHLPLDTDSVIAQAIANELHARTTNSGLAPLVAYGASGEHSDFTGTLSIGTAALTTVLTELIRDASRYWQAVLFVNGHGGNSEALTAALNLAKAESYLVAYTGLRGDARDTHAGYQETSLMLHLDPTRVKFDRAEPGNTQLLNEILASMQDGGVRAISANGILGDPTQATAQLGEKLFLQAVDQALARYDALIALI